In Erigeron canadensis isolate Cc75 chromosome 7, C_canadensis_v1, whole genome shotgun sequence, one DNA window encodes the following:
- the LOC122608967 gene encoding cell division cycle 20.2, cofactor of APC complex-like, whose protein sequence is LQTPERTLEAPDLVDDFCLNLLDWGSSNVLAIALGSIVYLRDATDGNTLELVTVDDESVPVTSVRWAPDGRHLSVGLDNADVQIWDLAANKLLRTIRGGHQSRVGALDWNNRILTTGGMDSRIVNNDIRVRSPIVEAYSGHHQEICGLKWSASGQHLASGGNDSLLHIWDRSMASRNAPTQYLHRCVDHLAAVRALAWCPFQDNRLASGGSEGCIKFYNTSNGACLNSVDIGSQVGALGFAQNQLTLWKYPSTVKMAELTGHTSRVLFMAQSPDGCTVASAADETLRLWNVFGIPEVAAKAAPKASPEPFAHLNRMR, encoded by the exons TTACAGACCCCAGAAAGAACATTGGAAGCTCCAGATCTTGTGGATGATTTTTGCTTGAATCTTTTGGATTGGGGAAGCAGCAATGTTCTTGCGATTGCTCTTGGATCAATAGTGTATCTGCGGGATGCTACAGATGGTAATACATTAGAACTTGTGACTGTAGATGATGAGAGTGTCCCAGTGACTAGTGTCAGATGGGCACCTGATGGACGTCACCTTTCAGTTGGTCTAGACAACGCTGATGTCCAGATTTGGGACTTGGCTGCTAACAAATTG TTGCGAACCATCAGAGGTGGTCATCAATCGCGGGTTGGTGCATTGGACTGGAACAACCGCATTCTCACTACAGGAGGAATGGACTCCCGGATTGTAAACAATGATATTAGAGTCAGATCACCCATAGTGGAAGCCTACTCTGGCCACCACCAAGAAATTTGTGGCTTAAAGTGGTCAGCCTCTGGTCAGCACTTAGCCAGTGGTGGAAATGACAGTCTTCTTCACATTTGGGACAGATCCATGGCTTCTAGGAATGCCCCAACTCAATATCTTCACAGGTGCGTGGATCACCTTGCAGCAGTGAGAGCCCTTGCTTGGTGCCCGTTTCAAGATAATCGTTTGGCTTCCGGAGGTAGTGAGGGGTGTATCAAATTTTACAACACAAGCAATGGTGCCTGCTTGAACTCTGTTGACATAGGGTCACAAGTGGGTGCACTTGGGTTTGCACAGAACCAGTTGACTCTGTGGAAGTACCCGTCAACGGTTAAGATGGCTGAGCTTACTGGCCATACTTCAAGAGTTCTTTTCATGGCACAG AGTCCAGATGGATGTACAGTTGCATCTGCTGCAGACGAGACATTGAGATTATGGAACGTTTTTGGGATCCCTGAGGTGGCTGCTAAAGCTGCACCTAAAGCGTCCCCCGAACCATTTGCTCACCTTAACCGTATGCGTTAG